From Pseudomonas sp. StFLB209, a single genomic window includes:
- a CDS encoding HlyD family secretion protein, translated as MQDAVKGPTAEVPLFRPEAMASTQVNRFGRVLIQQPLGYTVSALLAVALIALIAAFAYFGTYTRKATVTGLLMPEQGIFRLASSGAGYIAQVKVKEGQAVEPGDVLFVVSGERLSAAGATQQLISEQLNQRQLLLQRNRTLADERTHGQLRMLDARLRSVEEEQARLSEEVQLLGRRVELSHAHLKRQQELVAANFISLAQLQQSEADLLALQGQQQSLRRTQANLRRERTDLLAQRQDTEHRHQGEISDIDSSVAVIRQEQAENEVRGEQIIAAPFSGVVTGLSVQPGQQVAAGALLASVIPRQVKLAAHVYVAARQAGFVEPGQTALMRYAAYPYQKFGSARATVQDIVRSPYALQELPAHIASVLQSAEGATQLFYRVSLAIEAQDLLVYGQRQPLQVGMLLEADIIQDKRRIYEWALEPIYSVTGKWSTQ; from the coding sequence TTGCAGGATGCAGTTAAAGGACCTACTGCCGAGGTCCCGTTGTTTCGCCCCGAGGCCATGGCCTCGACGCAGGTGAACCGGTTCGGTCGCGTACTCATTCAGCAACCCTTGGGTTATACGGTTTCGGCGCTGCTGGCGGTGGCGTTGATTGCGCTGATCGCTGCATTCGCCTACTTCGGCACCTACACTCGAAAAGCGACAGTGACCGGTCTGCTGATGCCGGAGCAGGGCATCTTTCGCCTGGCTTCAAGCGGGGCGGGTTACATCGCCCAAGTCAAGGTTAAAGAAGGCCAGGCCGTTGAGCCAGGTGACGTTCTTTTTGTCGTCTCCGGCGAACGATTAAGCGCGGCCGGCGCGACTCAGCAACTAATCTCCGAACAACTGAACCAGCGCCAGTTGTTGCTACAGCGCAACAGAACGCTGGCTGATGAACGAACTCATGGCCAGTTACGCATGCTGGACGCGCGGCTGCGTTCTGTTGAGGAAGAGCAGGCTCGGTTGAGTGAAGAAGTGCAGTTGCTGGGGCGGCGCGTTGAACTCTCCCACGCCCACTTGAAACGCCAACAGGAACTGGTGGCGGCCAATTTTATTTCGCTTGCCCAACTTCAGCAGAGCGAGGCGGACCTGCTCGCGCTGCAGGGGCAGCAGCAGAGCCTGAGACGTACCCAGGCCAATCTGCGGCGTGAACGCACGGACCTGCTGGCGCAGCGGCAGGACACCGAGCATCGTCATCAGGGCGAAATTTCCGACATCGACAGCAGCGTAGCCGTGATCCGCCAGGAACAGGCCGAAAACGAGGTGCGTGGCGAACAGATCATTGCTGCGCCGTTCAGTGGCGTGGTGACCGGCTTGAGTGTTCAGCCCGGCCAGCAGGTGGCGGCCGGCGCGTTGCTGGCCAGTGTCATCCCTCGCCAAGTCAAACTGGCTGCCCATGTCTATGTCGCGGCGCGTCAGGCTGGGTTTGTCGAGCCGGGGCAAACGGCGCTGATGCGTTATGCGGCCTATCCGTACCAGAAATTCGGATCGGCCCGTGCCACGGTGCAGGACATTGTCCGCAGCCCCTATGCCCTGCAGGAATTGCCCGCGCACATCGCCAGCGTGCTGCAAAGCGCAGAGGGGGCCACGCAATTGTTCTACCGCGTGAGCCTGGCTATCGAGGCGCAGGACCTGTTGGTCTACGGCCAGCGCCAGCCGCTGCAGGTGGGCATGCTGCTCGAAGCAGACATCATTCAGGACAAGCGCCGCATCTATGAGTGGGCCCTGGAGCCTATCTACTCAGTGACTGGAAAGTGGTCCACTCAATAA